Genomic DNA from Setaria italica strain Yugu1 chromosome V, Setaria_italica_v2.0, whole genome shotgun sequence:
GGGCAccagcggcaatggcggcgcccggcggcggcggaggaggggagcaGCAGTACGATGGCGGCGCCAGGTACAAGGACCCGAGGCAGCCGCTGAACCGGCGGATCGAGGACCTGCTGGCCCGGATGACGCTGGCCGAGAAGATCGGCCAGATGTCGCAGATCGAGCGCGAGAACGCCACCGCCGACGTCGTCCGCGGCTACTTCGTAGGTAAGCACGCACGCATGAACTGGCTGAACAGCTAGCAGCGGTGGCCGGCTGAGAGCGATAGCGAGTGAGCTGGCGCGTGTGTCCGCAGGGAGCGTGCtcagcggcggaggcagcgtgCCGGCGCCCCAGGCTCCGGCGGAGGCGTGGGTCGAGATGGTCAACGAGATGCAGCGGGCGGCCATGTCCACGCGCCTCGGGATCCCCATGCTCTACGGCATCGACGCCGTCCACGGCCACGGCAACGTCTACAAGGCCACCGTCTTCCCGCACAACGTCGGCCTTGGCTGCACCAGGTGATGCCCCCGCCGGTTCCGTTTTCTTGCTATACTACCATTTTGCTAACCTTTAAACATTACACTAGCGTTAATCTGGCCATTTTTGTGTGCGAATACAGTCCTTGCGGTCACAACATAATTTAATAGAATCTATGTAGCCATTTTAAACTCTAAAAATTGAATGCCAATCTCAGTAGAGTTTCATAGAAGTTTCTTTAACATTGAATTATATGATACATCATCAATTTTGTTGATTTATTAGTAAGGTTATTTTtattggagtataagtgaattgcacATGTTTCCTCGtcagcttaagcttttgtgTTGAATTGGTTGGTGCATACAACTCAATATGATATCAGGATCAGAGATCTCGAGTTCGAAATCCTGACGGACgcaattaaataaaataattacaGCCCACTATAATTTCCACTTACATGGTCTAAGGGAGCCTGCACTGAGATTGCCCTTAACCACTACCATATTTATATAGCTGTCAAGATTTGAAATCATGAAAGATAATATTCAATTCAGAAATGATTTTCTTTTGCGAGGCAATTCAAAAATGATTTCATATAAGTACATTCTAATTCATTACAAAGAAGCTAGCTTTGCCCGGCCCAATTTGTGCTGTTTAAGATCCAGGGATTCCCAATGGCCCACATCTCAATGCTTTGAGTCAAGGAGAGTTGACCTTTTATCTGGCTGCATTGGTGTTGTTACCACTACTCAGAAAAGGATTATCGTATGGTACTTGATAGTACacttaaaagaaaaaatattggcGACAGTACCTGTGAATGCTCCACTGTGGCACTGTATGTCATTTTAGTTGTCTAAGTTATATTTTTCTAACTTTGATCATTATGGTCAAAGTATGGGAAGTTTGACTTGATGGTCAGAGTTTGAGAAGTTACAAAACTAAAACGATTTACATTTTACATCAGAAGGAGTATTTATGAAAATCTCGACTGATTACTGCTAGTCTTGGATGAAATTATGGcgatatttgatcctaaacttTGAATTTACATGGATCAGAGACCCAGAGCTAGTAAAGAAGATTGGAGCAGCAACTGCACTAGAGGTCAGGGCCACCGGAATCCCCTACGTCTTTGCTCCATGCGTTGCGGTACGTACCCAGTCATCTCAAATGCAAATTAGCCAAGGTGTACATCATATGAACAAGCACAACAATGATCTTTTTAATCCAAAAAAAGAACACAACATAAACGATCTCTTGCCTGTATCGTCCTACGGACAGGTCTGCAGGGACCCAAGGTGGGGCCGGTGCTACGAGAGCTACAGCGAGGACCCCAGGGTGGTGCAGCAGATGACGTCGTCCATCATCCCCGGGCTGCAGGGCGAGATCCCGGCGAACGGCCGCCGGGGCGCCCCCTTCGTCGCCGGGCAGCGCAACGTGGCGGCGTGCTCCAAGCACtacgtcggcgacggcggcacgaCCAGGGGCATCAACGAGAACAACACGGCGGCCTCCTTCCACGAGCTGCTCGGCGTCCACATGCCGCCCTACTACAGCGCCGTCATCCAGGGCGTCTCCACCGTGATGGTCTCGTTCTCCAGCTGGAACAGGGTCAAGATGCACGCCAACCACTTCCTCGTCACCGACTTCCTCAAGAACAGGCTTCGGTTCAGGGTTCGTTCAAATTTTTATTCTCCAACGATGGTTTAAAATTTAAATACATAATAAGAGAGATTTTAGAGtgttggaaaaaaatgagaggcATTCATCCTGAGAAAtcgaacggtggaaacaaagTAAGCACCATGAAATACCTAAAGAGAAGTACTAATTTGGTGGAACTCAGTATAAAAATGGTGGGACCAACAATCAATTCAATTTATTTTTTAGTAATTTAAAAATTAAAGCACAAGTACCTCCAGGTACCTCCAAAAGAGCTCAAATAATATATACACATCTTTGTGAAATTGTAAATCCAATCAATTTCCAGAAAAATGTTTTGCACTCAGTGAAGTATTCCATCTTATCTTTCAGGGTTTTGTAATATCGGATTGGCGAGGACTCGACAAGATGACGAGCCCTGAACATGATGACTACATTACGTCCGTCAAGCTGGGGATCCTCGCCGGCATCGACATGGTAATTAGAATTGCAAAGTCTGCCCTAATCATTCCAAAATAGAGTTGATTAATCAAGATAATCATATGCTTCATTCATGAGAGATTAACTAAGGCTCACTTGTGCTTCAGGTCATGATCCCGTACACTTACACCGAGTTCGTCGACGACCTGACGGCGCTGGTGCGGAACGGCACCATTCCCACGAGCCGGATCGACGACGCCGTCCGACGGATCCTCCGCGTCAAGTTCACCATGGGCCTCTTCGAGGACCCCTACGGCGACCCCAGCCTCGCCGGCGAGCTGGGGAAGCCGGAGCACCGCGAGCTGGCGCGGGAGGCCGTGCGCAGGTCCCTCGTCCTCCTCAAGAACGGCAAGCCCGGCCAGAagccgctgctgccgctgcccaaGAAGGCCGGCCGCATCCTGGTCGCCGGCAGCCACGCCGATAACCTCGGCTACCAGTGCGGCGGCTGGACCATCACCTGGCAGGGCCTCGGCGGCAACAACCTCACTGCCGGGACCACGATCCTCAACGGCATCAAGCGCGCCGTGCAGGACCACGGCACGGAGGTGGTCTACTCCGAGAGCCCCGACGCCGGCTTCGTCCAGCGGAACAAGGGCCGGTTCGActacgccgtcgtcgtcgtcggcgagccGCCGTACGCCGAGTCGTTCGGCGACAACCTCAACCTGACGATCCCTGAGCCGGGGCCCAGCGTGATCCGGGTCgtgtgcggcggcggcatcaggTGCGCCGTGGTCCTCGTGTCCGGGCGGCCGCTGGCGGTGGAGCCGTACGTGGGCGCCGTGGACGcgctggtggcggcgtggctgccggggacggagggggagggggtcaGCGACGTGCTGTTCGGCGACTACGGGTTCACCGGGAAGCTGGCGAGGACGTGGTTCCGGTCGGTGGAGCAGCTGCCCATGAACGTCGGCGACGCGCGCTACGATCCCCTGTTCCCGTTCGGGttcgggctcgggctcgagACGCAGCCGTCAACTGCTTGACTAGATTGGTGGGGTCGGTTTGTTGCTAGGTGAACACGAGCTCATCACATGCTAAACTGGAAACAGTATCTGGTTAATTGCATCTTGATGACGGAAAATGTACGATTTGAAGACAACTGTTTTATCTAGTTTATTTCTAAATTAATAATCAAATAGAAAATTGCTAATTTATCCAACCTGCATCCATCATGACATCGTTGTGCCGTGTACTAGGCTAGAAACCCCCTATGTGTGTAAAAGAGATCTAAAATAGGATTTAAGGGCTTGTTTGTAAGGGTTAAGGACCAAGTTGTAACATCTAGGAGCCTTGTTGTGATAGCCTAGGGACCTTAATGTAATTTTCGACTCCACCGATGAAAAAAAGTATAAAcgacctcctctcctccctataaataggACCAGgcggggagaggagaggggactAATGACCATTTGCTTATTCAGTCGCTTGTCTCACTTGGTTCTCACTCTCCCAATCCGAAGCTAAGTAAGGTCATTGTTCATTCTGTGTTGCGGTCTAGCTTCTCCCGAGGTCAGAGTCCaacattggcgcccaccgtgtttCAGCACGAAGTAAAATTCACGATCACcatgagagagaaagaaattaTAAGCAGTCCAAGCAAAGCTGACAGTCCAGTTTGTATTTTGCCCAAAGCTGCCCCGATCTCCCAAAGTGCCTGAAGCCGGCAACCTCTCCCGAACAACCCAGCGAAGCTAACAAGAACAAACAAGAACAGCCGAACCAGCTAGCACTGACCGAAGCTATTTGTCAACTGCTTGCAACCTCGCGAGAAGGGCCATGCAGTTCGGCCTGCCCGAGGTCACGTGTTGGTCCAGTACCCGTCAATTGCACTCCCGAGGCCACAAGCACCTTCGCATGCAACTGCATGTCACCGCACCATCTGCAAGCACCGCATCGGTCCTGCCTTCGCATGCAACAGCAGACACCAGGTGCATGCAATGGGCATGCAACAAACGCACCGCACTGCAACCATGCATGTGCATCCCCGAAGCTAATTCATCTCGAGAATTATGTGAACGTGAAAGCTCCCTTTGTGTATATGATGCAAACAATAATAAAATGTTCGAGAATCTTACTGCTGCAAACTCCACCGGCACCGTCACCACCTTACCGCACCCGAGCATTTTGCATCCCCCAAGCTAGCTACCCACCAAAACTGCCAGACCTTCGCAGCACCAACCGTCGAAAGCCAAGAAACTCGCATGCATGGCACCGAAGTAGCCTTTAAGATAGCACTCTCTCCATGCTATTAAAACCAAGCTAACCTCGCAGCTCACAGAAGCTAAGCTGCTGAAACCTCGCCTGTGGTGGCGCCGAGGCGGGATCGCACGCGTCACAGCGTAACATCGCTA
This window encodes:
- the LOC101781781 gene encoding uncharacterized protein LOC101781781, yielding MGVPAAGGSCSAVVATTTAAVFLLLLLLCGCGAPAAMAAPGGGGGGEQQYDGGARYKDPRQPLNRRIEDLLARMTLAEKIGQMSQIERENATADVVRGYFVGSVLSGGGSVPAPQAPAEAWVEMVNEMQRAAMSTRLGIPMLYGIDAVHGHGNVYKATVFPHNVGLGCTRDPELVKKIGAATALEVRATGIPYVFAPCVAVCRDPRWGRCYESYSEDPRVVQQMTSSIIPGLQGEIPANGRRGAPFVAGQRNVAACSKHYVGDGGTTRGINENNTAASFHELLGVHMPPYYSAVIQGVSTVMVSFSSWNRVKMHANHFLVTDFLKNRLRFRGFVISDWRGLDKMTSPEHDDYITSVKLGILAGIDMVMIPYTYTEFVDDLTALVRNGTIPTSRIDDAVRRILRVKFTMGLFEDPYGDPSLAGELGKPEHRELAREAVRRSLVLLKNGKPGQKPLLPLPKKAGRILVAGSHADNLGYQCGGWTITWQGLGGNNLTAGTTILNGIKRAVQDHGTEVVYSESPDAGFVQRNKGRFDYAVVVVGEPPYAESFGDNLNLTIPEPGPSVIRVVCGGGIRCAVVLVSGRPLAVEPYVGAVDALVAAWLPGTEGEGVSDVLFGDYGFTGKLARTWFRSVEQLPMNVGDARYDPLFPFGFGLGLETQPSTA